A region of the Falco biarmicus isolate bFalBia1 chromosome 10, bFalBia1.pri, whole genome shotgun sequence genome:
GCTAGGGCAGCCACAGCTCACCCCTCTTCGgggctgcaaagcagctgtgctcAGGAAACCTGCTGCTTTAGCTTGTGGTCCACATTCCCAGTGAATAAGGAGGCACCCCAGGAGGTCCCAATGAAATCAGCACCCGAAGTCTTCGTTTGCCCAAGCTGCTTCAGCATCTCAGCCCAGGGACCTCACTAGTGTGGCTTCTCTCTTAAGatgcccttttttttcctctgggttCTGCTGGTTCAAATAGGCAATGCTGCAGCACGTCCCCAACACGTGGCAGTTGTAGCTAAAACGTACTGGCCAGGCATTTTGGAaatcttggagaaaaaaaaaaaaaaaagaaaaaatacagaaaaagacaatCTCAGCCTTCCAGTGACCTGCCTTGGCACCTCAGCCCCACTTCAACTTGCAGCACAAGTTGCTCCATCATCTGTCCCACATCCTTTCCCAGCTTCACCAGTGCAATTCCAAGCCAGCTATGAGGTCTTTAAGGCAAGTGTCTCTTGCGAAGCCTACATAAGCACACACCGAGAGGGATCTGCACCAGAAAAACCCTCAGCAAGGCTGCTCTAGCTAGGGGATGAACAAAAGACCAGGTGAAGTGATTTAAAATCCACCTTCCACAGAAGTACTCCCATCTCCTGCCCAGTGACTACCTGCCAGGAGTGTGAGAACCTTGCGGAGGGACTGATGCCAGCGCTGCTGTGACCTCCTCTCTCCCATGGCATGTGGGTGGCCCAAGGCAAAAGgttgcacagaaaataattttccccttGTCAGAGGCTAAAATCATCTGTATAAATATTGTAGCAGTAAGTTAATGCAGACTGCATCCCCACCCAACCCACACGGTATCGCAAGGCAGGCAGGTCAGCTCCAGCCCACGTTTCAATTAAAGAGCACGTTGCGGTGAAAACTGTCcctgcctgcttttcttttgggtttAAAATTCCTCCAATGCAGCTGCTTTTAGTGCAGGTTGATTATTAGTCTCATCTACATTACGACCTCCTCAGCTCGCTTGAATGACCAGAAAACCCACGGAGAGAGAACAAACAGATAGCACGTGGCAGTCTTGCAAAAGGTACGTTGGTCATTTGGTGAGTGAAGTTTAGTTTTAATTAGTGGTGGTAAAGGGGAGTTTGTGGCATAATAAATCTCAGAATAAGGATTAGCCTCCCTGTGGCACCTTGCTGGTCATTTTTGGCAGGAAATGGCAAGACATGAAGGAATATTAAACCTTGCGCTTCAGGGCTGGAGCCAAGCAGATTCAGAAATGTGGAAGAGACATCTCACACATGCCTGATTTTACAGGAGAGGTCTTGCGCTTTCCTTTGAAAAGAGCAGTGACATCTGTGCTGGCAGTGGGTGAAGTACATACACTTCAAAGCTGCTGTGGGACGACAGTTCCTAGACCGACACATGCACATACGGCCGCACACatgtggggtgggaaggagcagcCTCAGTGGGTACCCACGCACCCTGCTAGGGGACGAGGCAGTCTCACCTTGCCACTGCAGCACGTCGAGGCAATCGGAAGTTGCACTAGGAAAAGGACAAGGTAACACAGCGAACTTTTACGCAGTCCTGTGGCCAGAAACTGGCTCCACGACCCTGCTGTGCGGATCAGCAAAGCCCAGTATTTTCAGCTAGCAATGCAAGTCAAAGAGGTAACAACATCTCGTCAGCACTAACACCAGGTACCTCAAAGAACGCTTCTGTCCTGGCTTTTAATTCCCTCTGCAGACGGTTCTGTACAAATGCATGCAGAGGAGTATTTCACTTTCATCTGGCCAGAGATCATGTACACCCAGAAGCATAAAGACTAACAGACCAGTCAAGGACGGACTATTCTCCATGGGAatgcctgggttttttttttctttagcatgcACACAGTTCTCTTCACCTCATCTGATTTCTTCCATCATTCATTACCTCTCGATTTCTTCCATCATTCGTTACCTCTTCACAGAAGAGTTCTCAGGTCATCCCATTCATCCCCAgaatttttcctgtgctgcGTTAACCTGCAAGGTTTGAAATTCCTGTaaggctgctgctccttcccttgGGAGATCATTACACAGTCTGACAGCTCATACTAACATTTTCCAGAATTCCCCATCGGCTAACGGAACTGCAGACATTCCAAGAAAAGGACACTCCACCAAGCCCTGCACACGCTGATGGAAGAACCAAGgttcacagctggaaaaaaccACACGGGTTGTCCCAGCGCAAGCCATGTGCATCTGCTGCCCATGTGGAGCCCTCCACCCCTTTCAGCCACTGCTCTCCTTCCTGCTTTGGTTCACATGCATGTGGTTTTCAACTGGTGAGATCATCTTTTGAAAAAGCTTTATGTTTGGCTACAAACAGACCCCAGGGCTGCGTGTGATCCAGGAGAGGCACGGAGACCATGTTAATGAGGCTTACCATTTCCTTCCAAATGGGATGCTCACTGCATGTCACAAACTGCTGGGGGATGAGATTGCTCTCTCCTGCAGAAGAGTATTTCTACTTCTCTTTGCAGACCAAAGTAGAAAGTGTAAAACTTTCCACAGACATTCCCGAGGCAATTCTGGACCACAGGAACCTGCCTGACCCTCTGTGAGATGCTCAGGACTTCAATGCCAGCTGGGGGCCGGGCGCTGGGGAAAGCTCCAGTGAAAACTGACCCACGCCAGGGTGCCACTTCCAGGGCAGCTCATTTCATCTGAAGATCTTTAACCTGCTACTAAGCACAGTCTAAATACTGAAGACACATAGGAATATGTAAAAATCAATAAatcggggcagggggaggggaaatcTGCCTTCAGCTCTTACAACATCCTTGCAATAATACACTTTGACCAGCAAACAGGAGAATGAGATAGAAGAGCTGGCTTTTATCCCATAGATCAGACGCTTTCTGCCTGGAACCTGTAGCCGTCAGCTTGCAGCACACAGCGCCGCTGCTGATCTCTCGCTGTTGGGCATATTCACCAGGATGCACGCAGGAGGAAGCAGTTCAGAGCGATCTTCTACCAGCAACAGGTCCCCGTAAAGAGCTGGTCAGACATACAGAGCACATTCATCCAGAGCACGTCTCTTCCATTTGCCCTGCGCACCCTGAGGAGCTGTATTAGCACAACCTACACAACAGGCTTTGCCCAGTTGATTAAAGCCATCAGTAAGGacttcagctgctccccagcagtgctgccctgcgCGCTGATACTAGCAAAGCCTCCTCCTTAAGCAAAGTcttttctggcactttccaGGCTCATCTGCTTGCTGGCACCACCCGGATCACCCAAGGTACCACACCATACCAAGGATGCTCTTGTTACTGTCCGATACCACCAGGGTGCAGGACCAGCTGGCAGCCGCtgcacacccccacacccctgctgtgggaaggggtGTCTCAGTTTCCCAAGAGCAGGGGAACCTTCTGCCCCCTGGTACGGCTTACCTTGATCGTCATTGAGCTGCCGATTTCAGCTTAGCTGCATTGACCAAGGATGAGCAAACCTGCTCAGAAACATGccggggcaggggtggggggtgggggggatgaCAGAAATCACAACATAAAATTTTGGATTTTATGATcctgtttaaataattttgaaaattctcaCCTTCTAATCTGCAGCAGTGCCTAAAACCTCAAGACCTCAGAGCACAGTTTATGATTAACCTAATTCTAGAATTTGGTTaaatcttgacttttttttttacattagcCATGAAAAGTCACTTCTAAATGTGAGCATTTTCAAGCAGAATAaatccctcctcctttcttctccattcCTTAGCACTGTAAGAGTTATGCAGGAAGATTTAACAGTGTGTACACTCACAAGCTCGGGCTCTACAATTTCACGTGCACGCAGTAAAGAACAGGAACCACTTGCAGAAGTCCATGACCCTCAAACCAGTGTAATTGGTTTCACCTGCCCCAGCTTGAATGGGTTAAAATATTGAGCCACTTTTCATGAAGACAtgttatttgtttggtttttcaaACAGATTGTACAATCACCAGCGAAACAGCTTTAGTCTTTTTAATTGGGACCAGCAGGATGTTGGGCAAGTACTGCATGCTAGCAAAGGAACTCTCCTTTAAACGTACTTCGTAATTCGAACAGAACTGCAGCCAAGGCACAAACTGAACATCACCCAAGGCTAACCAGGAAGCCCCAGATCAGGCGGagacttgattatttttatttattttttttttccccagagcttTTGGGGTTTCCCTGCCAGAGGGAAGCTGAACAGGCGAGCTCCAGAAGAGCTGCCCCGCAGCACAACCTGCTGGCATCTCTCAGCCAAGGCAGGGCTGCTCCGCACAGCcggcccagcagcagcaccacaagGTCCAAGGACATAAAACTACGAGGCGGTCGACCCAGAATGCTGTAGAGCAAAGACCAGCTTTGCCCACAATAACTAGCTATCCAGCAGGGCCAGAAAGTCCAGGCAGAGTCCTGACCCTGAACTCCTTATGCCTCCTGGCAGAGAGGCATTGCTACACCTCTAGGCTTTGCTCATTTCGCCTGGTTTCTTCCAAAAAAGCCCAAACTCAGGAGCCCGTACTTGGTGCAAGGTGAAAGCATTGCTTTTGAACGCATAGGCCAACTTCAGCAAGTGCAACAAAGGTAATTACGTTTTGTGAGACTCTGAGGCCGTGGAAAGGAGACAACTAGAAGTGCCCTGGTCAGGGCAGATGCTGCAATACCAACTCGCCCCCACCGCGTCCCAGAGAACCCGCGCTGGAGACAGCCTTTAGAAATGCTTCAGCAGGGCAGCTGCACTCAGCTTTCCTCTTCTGATGCCAGAAACAAGCAGCCACCAGACAAATGCAGATAAACCACCTTGATGATAGGTCTGTTTCCAGAGCTCCCTGGGTGTTTTCCAACTACATGCATTAGCTGTTTTAAAGGTCACACTTAAGATTTCTGTATACGCTCCCCGATTCTCTGGACACCATCTGGCATATTGCAAATTCAAGTTTGCAgtcaaaaaaattcttcattccTATTATCCCTTTAAGTGTTTTAATATtccattatttcctttcttctccgCTGTCTAGAACAACAGACTTCTAAATACAGGCAATTAAATAAGAGGGAGGTGGCATTTAGAGTTAATCTAATCTACATTTAATTCCAGCGTGTTCCTCTGTTTTATTGAGAAAGAGGCCATACAACAGGTTGAAATGCAATGTGTGTCAGATATGCTAtgcttcacagcagcagaatgTTGGTTTTGGCAGTCCCTGGCAGATGTCTTCTAGGTAACTTGGTAGGACCCTGTCTATTGTTATATTGTGAATTCTGCAGGCAAACTTTCAAAGGCGTTGCATTTCCTCATCTAACGTACTCGCTGCTAGCTATTGCAACACTATACCATGAAATGCAATAGATTTGCCACCATTTGCAgcctcaaaagcaaaacaagtgaGGCCACTTCTAGGAGGCTGGGTTTAGCCCAAAGAGAACCAATGGGTTGGAGGTAGAAACAACCAAGTGAATGTTTGCTGCTGGTCACCTCCAACACAAGAGCCAGAAGGGAAGAAATCCTAAGTGCTTCGGACTTGCACATCAAGCCACCGCTACAGAAGAGCCCTTTAGCAGACTGCATGGCAACCTACTTTCCACAGTCCCACTGCACCCCCTCTTCAATGTTCACAAGTAGCTAGATGCAAAATGGAACCAGCAAAGCTGCCAAATCTTTACAACTGGGTTTCAAAACTCAAGCCAGAAAACACACCTTGACTTTCAGAGGCCAGGCCCCAGcccagtatttttaattttttaatgtacaaGGCAAAAACCGTTGGGGATGCAAATAAAAACCTACTTGACATTTCTCCCGCTGGCACTGCACTTTGAGCACCATTGCAACAgaacaaggggcaatggttttaatCTGAAAGAGGGTAGGATCCAAACTAGATACAGGGAAGAAATTTcttatgagggtggtgaaacaccggcacaggttgcccagagggaTGGCAGATGCCCTGCCCCTGGAAACATTTGAgaccaggttggatggggctctgagcaacctgatgtgGTTGAAGACGTCCCTGCTTAATGCAGTGCAgatggactagatgaccttgaaatgtcccctccaacccaacccattctataGTAAGCATTAAGATCTCTACCTTGTGTGCAAAAATGCAGAGGCAAGACTCGCGCTGGTGCTCAGCCTTACACTGAAAAGCTCAGTTTATGCTGAGAAAGTAATTCACAGCTGGAAGTACAGTAACtcaaataagaacaaaaaagacAGGCTGTGCCAGTATCTGAAGAGGAGACCTGGATGAAAACATACCAAGGCTGTGGGAACTGCAATGAGCTTCTGAGGAGTACTCACCATCCTGTAAGAACCTGTCAAGCAGCCACAAAGATTTTTATGGTGGTGGTTTCTCTTAGCCATGATGTAGTTGTAATATTCTCACTCGTCCGTGAGAAACTCCCTAAGACTCTTGTAGAGTTGTAACCCAATTCCACTCTTGTAATTATATCATACTCTCTTAAATTATCCCCcaagaattttgtttttaataaatcaaTCTTAGAAAGTATCTGGTTTTAGAAAACTCTTTCAGAGTTTTGTTTAAGTAatgcctccttctcctcccttcccttcctacTCCCTCCAAGAAATCAGTACAGGAATCTAATGTCTCTTCAAATACGAGACTAAAACCCAATGCAACTTCACAAGCTTCCATTCCACTCCATGGAATCTGGTGTCCAGCTTTGGTCTATGAAGAGATCCACAGAGACCAAAAGAAACAAGGCCACAGTTAGTGCAAAGCTCATCCAAAAAATTCCCTATTTCCAGGATAAGCAATTACAAGTCTGAGGATCATAGTTTGCCTTCGCAGAAATGGCTCAGAGaacttaaatatatatatacatatacacactgCAGAGCACTAGCAGAACAGCTGCAACACCAGCCCTTTTGCAGGAAGGCACTTCCTACAGACAGGAGGGATAAATGACAAGAGCGAGCACTATTGTCTTGATTCACCCTATCAAAATGCAAGCATTTATTCAAGATGCCTAAACGAGGAGAAAAAGTAGTGAACTGAACCCGAGGCAACACCCACCTCCTTACCTGGGAGACAGCAGGGAGTGGAGGAGATGGCCCTTATCTCAGTATCTGGACTAGGGCTCGGAGACCACATGGGTAGGGCTGTGGTTAGTGACTCCCCTGCAATTAGGGTGAAACCCGAGATCCCTACGGAAAGATAAGTCTCTGGACTTTGTGGTTGTACAGCAGCACCAGCCCGACACTGGCTCAGAACAGTCCCGAGCATCTCGATGGGCTGCCACTGCCCAGCTACGGGGATGTTCCCAGCACCTTGCTGCACAGATACTGCATGCGggcagctgctggaagatgGCAGAAATCAAGGTTCAGTTCCCTTCTGCTGAcgagaaacaaattaaaaataaccttaaaaTACAGTACAATTCAGTCCCTCAAGCTCACTAAGCAGCGGATGGGTTTGCATACCTGGGAGGCTGGCAGCATGCTGCTCTGCAATTACAGAAGCAGCACCCTGGAAGATGATCAGCATCTTCTGTGATACGTCCATCCTTCCACTGAGGTCTTCAAAGCCCGCATACTTGGAATCCCAAAGTACAGCTAATTTGCTTAAGACCCAAAAGCCCACTTTTCCACTTCTGAACTGGCAGGGAcaggaatgaaaacagaaatgcaacaaGATATGCCCTTCCAGGGCCCCATTTATTAAGtgaatacaaaaataagatCATTTCAGTGCAGAGGCACAGTAATCCGCTCCATGGTGAAAAGATATCTTGGGTTAGCAGTAAACAGAGTTTACAATGCCTTGTAAACAGACCTCTTTACAAGCAAGAAGCATACTGAAACATGACACATGTTGGATTAAAAGTTCCCCGTTGCACCACTACTCCACACTTCTCATCTGGTGATTTCAGAGCACTTCGCAAAAGGTAAGAGCATCcttcattctgttttcagagGAGCACACGTGAAACGAATGAGACACGTGGAATTTGCACTGTAAACTGTTGAAAGCGCCACAGCATTTTCTGAGGATGATGGCTTACCCCTTGTTAGGTTtgttttgcaatgaaaaataatggcCAAAGCTATAGTGCATTatggaagtttttaaaaatgacttttttttttttacagcaacCTGTTGTATGGTTgaataaaaattactcttttttgtttcttaatacAGTACATGGCATTTCTCCTCAATTGCACTAGAAGCTAATTTGGAAGCACTTTCAATTTGTGTTATAGgcaaacaggaaagaaaaacaagtcagGCAGGCTTTCCATCTCCTTTCCATCTCTCTGCCCACTGTTTCATCCCCACCCTTTCACATCTCCGAGTCCACATACATTCCATTGATCAGGTAATCCACTTGTGTGTAATCCTTCTTCTTGTAGCTCTCATAGGCCTGCATAAGGAAAAGAACTATAACAGTTATGAAAAAACACGTACCAACTAAAAGCACTGCAAGAAGCGAACTTTTATCCACTAAGTACTGAGTCAGCGGCTCAGCAGCAATGAGAAGATACTCATTGTCTGTGTCCTCAGTTTCCACAAGGCTCGAAGCTGTTGTTTTGGGTGTATGTGCTGGAGCTATGGTTGTTGAAAAAACGTGAGATGCTGTCTTTATCTCATGTCCAGTCGTAGTTCCTGCTGTAGTGGCAGTAGTTATAACTGTGGTACCTCCTGTAGAGCCCAGAAGAGAAGTTGGTTTACTTAAGGATGTACTTGCTTCTGGCTCTGGATGGGGCAACGTAACGGCTGGCAGTGAATTCACAGAGTGAGAACTCTCTGAGGGGGTGAGTGTCGTGGCACGTGTGGAAGCAGTGGCACGTGTGGAAGCAGTGGCACGTGTGGAAGCAGTGGCACGTGTGGAAGCAGTGGCACGTGTGGAAGCAGTGGCACGTGTGGAAGCAGTGGAAGACGTTCCTGCATCCTGCAGGATGAGGGTGGTCAGCGTGCTTGGTGTCTTCAGGCCAGCTCCAGTAGTGGTGGGGCTACTAGAGCGGAGAgtgctggtggtggctgggTTAACCTGCGTGCTTTGAGGTGTCTGAGTACCTGCTTCAGGAATGGCACCGAGGGGAGCAGAAGAAGTGGGGGACAATACTGAGACAGAGTTActatttcctgatttttcagtgGTGGTCATAAGCTTGGTGACAGGGCTGGAAGTGGAAGCAGGGATGTTACCAGAAGTGGGAGAAGAGGCAGTAGATGACACAGCTTCAGCAAGGAGACCAGAACCTCCAGGGCCATCGGAGGCTTTGGCAGTTGTTTCATAAGCTGTAGTGAGGACAGATGCATTTGTAACGTTTGTTGTTacagctgtggtggtggtggaggtcACTGTGGTGGTGACAGCGTTGCttgttgttggttttcttgTATTCGTTCCTGCAGCTTCACCCTCAATCCCAAGCAAATGCCTCAAGTGAACCTTGGGAGTCCAAGCAGTTGAGGAAAACGCATTTTCCACGTTGTGTTGGTCAACTCGTGCATTCACCGtcctctccttttccagtgGAGAGTTTTGGTGGTGGTACAGGACTGTTTCCCTTTTCCCATCAACCATTTCttcaaaaagacaaaaccaatgAGTTTCATAGGAATAAAACTCTCAAGCTCAAATCTGACCTTATACCCCCAACAAGCAAACCAGAACATGTATTCTGCAGTATGTGCAGAACAACTGGAATAAATCAGTCCTGAAATCAGCAAGAACATGAAAACTCAGGCCTCTGCTTTTATTACACATAATCcttctagggtttttttgtgtgagttttggggggggttgtgggggttttttggtaggtttggggtttttttgtttgggttttttttgggtttttttgctacagACCTCTGGCATTTGCCCAACCAGGGAATTAATTCCAGaaagtgggggtgggggtggacaATGAAGTATAGATCTACAACCCAGAAGCACATCATCAACAGAAACAGCGTTATGAATGCCAGCTCCTGAGAAGGCTCATGCTTTCAAAGTCACATAGCATTGACAAAGCCCTTGTGCTCACATTCAATATTTTCACTTCTCAAAACTGAGTGGATATTTCCACTTACACCTTCATACTTTGGGAGACTCTCCTTCACCACTAGTGATCTACATTTATAGTGATATAAATCCCACCTGCTTGTCAAAGGCCTGGTTGCTACGTTGCAGAGAAACCTTTGCCAAACCAAAAGAACCAtgaacaaacttttttttttaacttgggtACAACAAACTCTTGAAACATGCTTTAGAAGATTGATTCCCAAATTACTAGCAAGCTCTGTTTTGTTATCGTGTCACTTAATTAAGATTGAAGACCCTGGCACTAGAAAGTCACCATGAGCAATTGCTGCTATGGCTGCTCGGATTATAGAAGCAGCCGGCTGCCTCTGGCACAAAATCCTGGcaatctcaaaaaaacccaatgccaagacattttcctttctcttaaaaaacataaatacatcTGTTACGCCTTTATTTTCCAAAGGACAGCGTGTGGAGTGAAAATGGCTTGAATGAATGATGTCTCCAGCATGGAGACAAACCGTTAGTAAAAGCTGGAGAAGTTACTCAAAGACAAATCACGCACATGTAAGTGCCAGAGCCCTTAGGAGGCTAGGGAAAGAGTATTTTCCAGTGAACTGACTTCACCTACAGAACCATCCTGCAGGCATTTCACAAGCCATCTCCCTCAGCTGAAAGCCAGTCAAGGTCTAAGGGTAGGCATTTAAAGCAAAGGGACCAGGATCCTGGATTTAACAGGAGCCCGAAGCACAGCATTACCTCCAAGCAGATCTTTGATGCCTTGTTCTCCAGCATCCTGGCACACGCTCAGCTGGTGACACTGCAGGAGGATGCAGTGATTCTGGTAGAGCACAGACCAGTTACACTGGTGGTCacctgaaaacagcagaaaaaacaggttGTTGCACACAGGATACCAAACACTGCTTCATGGCTGCAATTAAAGAATTTTTTGAAAAAGCGACAGCTGGAAGGTCTAGCCTTAACAGATCCTGACTCAGCCTTAGTGAAAATAACT
Encoded here:
- the C10H11orf24 gene encoding uncharacterized protein C11orf24 homolog, encoding MWTALVFFLLISFCICEQRLSVLKGRKVHVVRISRLTTEKQCRQACQSPGASGDHQCNWSVLYQNHCILLQCHQLSVCQDAGEQGIKDLLGEMVDGKRETVLYHHQNSPLEKERTVNARVDQHNVENAFSSTAWTPKVHLRHLLGIEGEAAGTNTRKPTTSNAVTTTVTSTTTTAVTTNVTNASVLTTAYETTAKASDGPGGSGLLAEAVSSTASSPTSGNIPASTSSPVTKLMTTTEKSGNSNSVSVLSPTSSAPLGAIPEAGTQTPQSTQVNPATTSTLRSSSPTTTGAGLKTPSTLTTLILQDAGTSSTASTRATASTRATASTRATASTRATASTRATASTRATTLTPSESSHSVNSLPAVTLPHPEPEASTSLSKPTSLLGSTGGTTVITTATTAGTTTGHEIKTASHVFSTTIAPAHTPKTTASSLVETEDTDNEYLLIAAEPLTQYLVDKSSLLAVLLVGTCFFITVIVLFLMQAYESYKKKDYTQVDYLINGMYVDSEM